Sequence from the Cellulomonas fimi ATCC 484 genome:
TGCGGGCCGTCGACGAGGAGCTGCGCGCCCAGCACGCGCGCATCGCCGAGCTGGCCGCCGGTGTGGCCGAGCAGGCGACGGCCGCGTCCGAGGAGGCGCTGCGCGTGGCCGCCGCGGTGTCCACCCTCGCCCGCCTGCCGATCGCCGGTGCGTCCGTGGCGGATCTCGTCCCCGCCGTCGCCGCGGCCGTGGGTGAGGTGTTCGGCGACGACTGCGCGATCAGCCTCGTCCTCGGCCCGCCGCACGAGCCGACGGCGGTCGCCAGCACGGGCGAGACCGCCTCGGCCGCCGACGGCCAGCAGGTGTGGACCGGCGAGGGGCCGTCCGTCGACGCGTACGCGACCCGGCTCCCGGTCGTGTCCGCGGACCTCGGTCAGGACGGCCGGTGGCCGCGGTTCGCCGAGCGTGTCGCCGGAGTCTCGGGGGTCGTCGCCGTGCCCGTCGAGTGCCAGGGGGACGTGGCGGGCGTGCTGACCTGCTACGGGCGGACCCCGGTGCGGCTCACGACCGCGCAGATCGAGCGTGCCGTGCACCTCGGCGGGACGTGCAGCGCGCTGCTCACCGCCGCCACGGAGCAGGTGCGGCTCCGCGACGAGTCCGAGCAGCTCGCGCGCGCGCTCACCTCCCGCTCCGTCATCGACGAGGCGAAGGGTGTGGTCATCGCGCAGACCGGCGGCACCGCCGACGAGGCGTTCGCGCACCTCGCCGCGCTGAGCCAGCAGCGCAACGTCAAGCTGCGCGAGGTCGCCCGCGAGATCGTGGACGCCGCCGCCGGGCCCGTCCGCGCACCGCGCCGGCGGGCGTGACGACGGGGGGACGGGCGGCACGAGCGCAGGCCCGGCCCTGACACGCGCACCCGTGCGTGGGATGATCGGGGTTCGGCCCGTGTGGAGACCACCGCCCGGGTCGCGGCCGGGACGGCCCTTCATGCTCGACCCTCACGACCTGACCCCCGACGAGATCGACCGCACGCTCGTGCGGCTCGTCGCCGCACGTCTCCACGCCGGCACGCGCTCCGAGCGCGACGCCGCGGGTGCGGCGCTCCTGCAGTTCCTCGCCGCCGCGTGCTCGAACGGTGACCCGTGCCCGGTGCACCGCACGCCGGGCGTCCCCCGGCCCGGCGGTCGGGAGCTCCACGCCGAGGTCGGCCCACGGCATCCGCCGCGCGCCGACTCGCTCGCCTGAGTCGGCGGCTCCCGCGCGCCCGTCTCACCGGCGCCCGAGCCGGCGTCTCACTCGGCGGGCGCGGCGAGCAAGGTCGTCTCGAACGGCAGCCCCGCCAGCCGGAGCGTCCCCGCGGCGCGCGATCCCGCCGCGGCGACGAGGGTGACGGGTGCGCCCCCCGGCGCTCCCGCGTCGGTGAGCGTCTGCAGGGCCCGGACCCCGATGCTGCCCAGGAACGTGAGGTCGCCGAGCTCGACCGTGACGGGCAGGAGCCCGCCGCGCGACTGCCGGTTGACCTCGGACGACACGCGCGACGCCGCCTCCGGGCGGTCGACCACGCCACCGACCCGCACGACCCCGACCTGCGCGGTGTCGATGGAGACGTCCGAGCGGGTGCTGGCGCGGGCGGGCCCGACGTCGAGCGGGACACGGCGACGCGCGGGCAGCCTGAGGGTCACGCAGGTGCCGGACGCGCCGGTGTCCACCTGGACGTCGACCCCGCCCATGCGCGCCATCGCCAGGCCGCGGCCGCGGTCCGAGGGCATCGACGACGGCTCCTGCCACGTACCCGCGTCGGTCACCGTCACCGTCACCGTCGCGGTGTCGTCGAGCTCGGCGTGCACCGAGACCGGGCCGGGGGCGACTCCCCGGTACGCGTGCTCGACGCTGTTGGCCGCCGTCTCGCTGACGGCCAGCTCGAGCAGCGCGGCGTCCCGCGGAGTGAGCCCCACGGACGCGCCCCAGCGTCCGATCGCGCCGCGCAGCGGGCCGAGCGACGCGGCCTGCGCCGTCGTGCGGACGTCGAGCGGCGCGGGTGCGGGGCGGCGGTGGGCGACCAGGAGCGTCACGTCGTCGTCGAACCCGTCCGCGCCGAGCTCCGCCGGCACCCGACGGCACAGCCGCACGGCGGCGGACTCGTGCCGGTCCCCGTCGTCGCCGAGCGCGGCCGCCGCGGCCCGTGACAACGCCTGCCAGGACGCGTCGATGCTCGCGCCGGGGTGGTCCACCAGGCCGTCCGTGCAGAGCACCAGCGCCGCTCCCAGCGGGAGGACGGCGTGCGCGGTCGTGCCCGGGTCGGAGCCCCCGAGCGTGCCGCCCGCGGTGGCGGGCAGGGTCGTCGCTCCCGTCGCGGTGACCACGAGGGGTGGCGGGTGCCCCCGGGTCGCGTACTCGAGCTCGCCGGTGCGCGGGTCGAGGACCGCGACGCACACCGACGAGGCGA
This genomic interval carries:
- a CDS encoding GAF and ANTAR domain-containing protein yields the protein MTASETSAPGPGQAGRWFSADVRALDGAVRRAHAPGPPTDPQVRAAELQTARERLRAVDEELRAQHARIAELAAGVAEQATAASEEALRVAAAVSTLARLPIAGASVADLVPAVAAAVGEVFGDDCAISLVLGPPHEPTAVASTGETASAADGQQVWTGEGPSVDAYATRLPVVSADLGQDGRWPRFAERVAGVSGVVAVPVECQGDVAGVLTCYGRTPVRLTTAQIERAVHLGGTCSALLTAATEQVRLRDESEQLARALTSRSVIDEAKGVVIAQTGGTADEAFAHLAALSQQRNVKLREVAREIVDAAAGPVRAPRRRA
- a CDS encoding ATP-binding SpoIIE family protein phosphatase; translated protein: MADDHDAPPLSRDVLVRLHGALLPATVPLLAHADVAATYLVSNRDQTVGGDWFDACVTVDGRLALAVGDVVGTGIQSSVTMSDLRSVLGSHLQDGTSVAESLAVLDRIALRAPHAFASSVCVAVLDPRTGELEYATRGHPPPLVVTATGATTLPATAGGTLGGSDPGTTAHAVLPLGAALVLCTDGLVDHPGASIDASWQALSRAAAAALGDDGDRHESAAVRLCRRVPAELGADGFDDDVTLLVAHRRPAPAPLDVRTTAQAASLGPLRGAIGRWGASVGLTPRDAALLELAVSETAANSVEHAYRGVAPGPVSVHAELDDTATVTVTVTDAGTWQEPSSMPSDRGRGLAMARMGGVDVQVDTGASGTCVTLRLPARRRVPLDVGPARASTRSDVSIDTAQVGVVRVGGVVDRPEAASRVSSEVNRQSRGGLLPVTVELGDLTFLGSIGVRALQTLTDAGAPGGAPVTLVAAAGSRAAGTLRLAGLPFETTLLAAPAE